In the genome of Actinomadura luzonensis, the window GTCGCAGGTCAACCAGAAGTGGCAGATCGGCGACTACCAGGGCGCGGCGCAGGCCAGCGAGGAGGCCAAGACCTGGTGGAAGCGCTCACTCATCTTCGGCGGCATCGCCTGGGCGCTCATCATCATCTTCTACATCGTGGTGTTCGTGGTGGCCGCGGCGAACATGCCGTCCACGTCGTACTGACGGAGAAGGCGGATACTGGGAGCATGAGCATCGCAACAACCGGGCGGCACGGCACGGGCCGGCTCAAGGCCCTGCTCGCGCCGCTCGGTGTTGCGGCCGGGGCGGGCGCGGTCGTCGCGCTCGTCGGCGTGGTCGACCCCAACGAGCCCGGCCACTACCCGACGTGCCCCTTCCTGTGGCTGACCGGCCTCTACTGCCCGGGCTGCGGCACGCTGCGGGCCATCCACGCGCTGGCGCACCTCGACCCGGTGGCGGCGCTCGGGCTCAACCCCCTCATGGTGGCGACGGTCCCGTTCCTGCTGTTCTGGTGGGGCAGGTGGGTGGTGCGGGCCTGGCAGGGCCGCCCCCGCAGGACGACGCTCGCCCACCCGGCGTGGCTGTGGGCCTTCCTCGGGATCGTCATGGTGTACTGGGTCGTCCGGAACCTGCCTTTCGGAGCGTTCCTCGCCCCGTAGGCCCGGCCAGACCTGGGCCCTGTGGTGAGGTACCCCGCGGGGGCCGATACCATCGCAGGACAGGCGGAGAGCGGACGCGAAGCGAACTCTCGGCCACCCCCACAGTCGATCCGGAGGGACCTCAAGCGCGTGAGTGAGCGGACGGAAGGGCCGAGCGTCCTCGACGACATCCTCGACGGGGTGCGCGCCGACCTCGCCGCACGTCAGCAGGCCGTGTCCATGGACGAGCTCAAGCGGCGGGCCGAGCGGGCGCAGGCCCCCAGGGACGCGATGGCCGCCCTCGGGGGCGACAAGGTCTCGGTGATCGCCGAGGTCAAGCGCTCCAGCCCCTCCAAGGGCGCGCTGGCCGCGATCGCCGACCCCGCAGCGCTGGCGGCCGACTACGAGGCGGGCGGCGCCCACGTCATCAGCGTGCTGACCGAGCGGCGCAAGTTCGGCGGCAGCCTCGACGACCTGGCCGCGGTGCGCGCCCGGGTCGACATCCCCATCCTGCGCAAGGACTTCATCCTCACCTCCTACCAGCTCTGGGAGGCCCGCGCCCACGGCGCCGACCTGGCGCTGCTCATGGTCGTCTGCCTGGAGCAGGAGGCCCTGGTCTCGCTCATCGAGCGGGCCGAGTCGATCGGGCTCACCCCGCTGGTCGAGGTGCACACCGAGGAGGAGCTCGACCGGGCGCTGGCCGCCGGGGCCCGGGTGATCGGGGTCAACGCCCGCAACCTCAAGACACTCGAGGTCGATCGCGAGGTCTTCACGAAGATCGCGCCGAAGATCCCCGACAATGTCATCAAGATCGCGGAGTCGGGCGTGCGCGGCCCGCACGACCTGCTCGCCTACGCGCGGAACGGCGCCGACGCCGTCCTGGTGGGGGAGAGCCTGGTCACCGGCAAGGATCCGCGCAAGGCCGTGGAGGCGCTGGTCACCGCCGGCGCGCACCCGTCCACGCGCCCCGACCACTCGACAGAGGGATAGCAGTGGCAAACGAAGGCACCATCCTGACCGCCGCGGACCTGGCGGGCAACGGCGCGTACGGCAACGACCCCGACGTGCACGGCAAGTTCGGCGTCTTCGGCGGCCGGTTCGTGCCCGAGGCGCTGATCCCGGCCCTCGACGAGGTCGCCGCGGTCTACGAGAAGGCCAAGAACGACGCGCAGTTCATCCGCGAGTTCGACCACCTGCTGCGCACCTACGCCGGCCGGCCCACCACGCTGACCGAGGTGCCGCGCTTCGCCGAGCAGGCCGGCGGCGCGCGCATCGTCCTCAAGCGGGAGGACCTCACCCACACCGGCGCCCACAAGATCAACAACGTGCTGGGCCAGGCGCTGCTCACCAAGCGGCTGGGCAAGAAGCGGGTCATCGCCGAGACCGGCGCGGGCCAGCACGGCGTGGCTACCGCCACCGCCGCGGCGCTGCTCGGCCTGGAGTGCGTCATCTACATGGGCGCGGTCGACTGCGAGCGCCAGGCGCTCAACGTGGCCAGGATGAAGCTGCTCGGCGCCGAGGTGGTGCCCGTCACCAACGGCTCCCAGACGCTCAAGGACGCCATCAACGAGGCCTTCCGCGACTGGGTGACCAACGTCGACACCACCCACTACCTGTTCGGCACGGTCGCCGGGCCGCACCCGTTCCCCGAGATCGTCCGCGACTTCGCGCGCATCATCGGGGTCGAGGCCCGCCGCCAGATGCTGGAGCTGACCGGCAGGCTGCCCGACGCGGTGTGCGCGGCGGTCGGCGGCGGCAGCAACGCCATCGGCGTCTTCCACGCCTTCATCGGCGACGAGAACGTCGCCCTGCACGGCTACGAGGCCGCCGGGCACGGCCTCGACAGCGGCGAGCACGCGCTCACGCTCACCGCCGGGTCGGTCGGCGTGCTGCACGGCTCGCGCACGTACGTGCTGCAGGACGACGAGGGCCAGACCATCGAGTCGCACTCGATCTCGGCCGGCCTCGACTACCCGGGCGTCGGCCCCGAGCACGCCTGGCTCAAGGACTCCGGCCGGGCCACCTACCACGGCGTCACCGACGACGAGGCGATGCAGGCGTTCTCGCTGCTGGCCCGCACCGAGGGCATCATCCCCGCCATCGAGTCCTCCCACGCCCTCGCGGGCGCGCTGGTGCTGGGCCGCGAGCTCGGCCCCGAGGCGACCATCCTGGTCAACCTCTCCGGGCGCGGCGACAAGGACATGGGCACGGCGATGAAATACTTCAACCTCTGACGAGCCGTCGCGGCATCAGGGCAGGCTCGACCTTCGAAACGGGACAGA includes:
- the trpB gene encoding tryptophan synthase subunit beta; the encoded protein is MAGNGAYGNDPDVHGKFGVFGGRFVPEALIPALDEVAAVYEKAKNDAQFIREFDHLLRTYAGRPTTLTEVPRFAEQAGGARIVLKREDLTHTGAHKINNVLGQALLTKRLGKKRVIAETGAGQHGVATATAAALLGLECVIYMGAVDCERQALNVARMKLLGAEVVPVTNGSQTLKDAINEAFRDWVTNVDTTHYLFGTVAGPHPFPEIVRDFARIIGVEARRQMLELTGRLPDAVCAAVGGGSNAIGVFHAFIGDENVALHGYEAAGHGLDSGEHALTLTAGSVGVLHGSRTYVLQDDEGQTIESHSISAGLDYPGVGPEHAWLKDSGRATYHGVTDDEAMQAFSLLARTEGIIPAIESSHALAGALVLGRELGPEATILVNLSGRGDKDMGTAMKYFNL
- the trpC gene encoding indole-3-glycerol phosphate synthase TrpC, with protein sequence MSERTEGPSVLDDILDGVRADLAARQQAVSMDELKRRAERAQAPRDAMAALGGDKVSVIAEVKRSSPSKGALAAIADPAALAADYEAGGAHVISVLTERRKFGGSLDDLAAVRARVDIPILRKDFILTSYQLWEARAHGADLALLMVVCLEQEALVSLIERAESIGLTPLVEVHTEEELDRALAAGARVIGVNARNLKTLEVDREVFTKIAPKIPDNVIKIAESGVRGPHDLLAYARNGADAVLVGESLVTGKDPRKAVEALVTAGAHPSTRPDHSTEG
- a CDS encoding DUF2752 domain-containing protein, with product MSIATTGRHGTGRLKALLAPLGVAAGAGAVVALVGVVDPNEPGHYPTCPFLWLTGLYCPGCGTLRAIHALAHLDPVAALGLNPLMVATVPFLLFWWGRWVVRAWQGRPRRTTLAHPAWLWAFLGIVMVYWVVRNLPFGAFLAP